The following nucleotide sequence is from Nitratidesulfovibrio termitidis HI1.
TGCACGCGCGTCCAGCGCGTTGTAGCGGCAGACGGCAAGACATGCCCCACAGCGGGTGCAGCCCGGCCCCACGCGCAGCCGCCACGGCGCGATGCGCCCCAGCAGGTTGCCCACGACGCCCATGGGGCAGAAGGCGGTGCAATGCACCATCATGCCCCGACGCGTGCTCAGCCCCGCCATCACGGCCATACCGGCCAGTCCGAACAGCCCTGCAGCGGTGGCGGCAACGCCCACCGGCACCCCGGCCCGGCCCATGGCGAAGGCCGAGGTGAACACCCCGGCGGCCAGGCACCAGCGCAGCGCCACAGCCCAACGCGGAAGGAGAGCAGGTCGCCCGTTCTTGCGAGGCTTCCCGCCTTTGCGGTCCTTCTTCGTGGCTCCGCCGCGCAGGCGCGAGCAGGCATCGTCCCACGCGCCGATGTAGCACAGGTGGCTGCACCACGCCGGGCCCAGCAGCAGCACCGAAACGCCGAACAGCACCAGCATGAACACGCCCTCGCCCCGGTACAGCGGCCCGGCCAGGATCAGCGCGGGCACGGGCAGATGCAACGCCCCGGTCATCAGCAGGCGGTGCGCCCCCAGCAGGCCCAGGGCCAACTGGCCGAAGAACACGGCGGAAAACAGCGCCCACAGGCGCGGACGGGCCTTGCGCGCCCGCACGGGGTCCAGCAGCAACCCGGCCACCCACGCGGCGTACACCCCGGCGAGGGCTATCTGGAACGGCCCGGAGCCGGGCAGGAAGCGGTCGGACAGCAGCAAGACGATGGAGGACGCGCGCCAGCGGGCCAGCCACAGCAGCCCGGCGGCCAGCAGAAAGGCCATGGCCCGGGGCCACGCGGTGTCCGTGCCCAAATGATGGCGCACCCGCCCTGCCTCGCCCGCCAGCCGCCACCATGCGGCCATGGTCAGTGCGGTGACCGCCGCCATGATGCCCGCAAGGCGCAACCAGTCCATGCCGAAGGCCATGCGAAAGCGCACCAGTTCCACGCCCACGGACACCCAGAACAGCCCCCCGGCGAACAGCGCGGCGCACATCACCAGACGCGCCCAGGCCTGACGGGTGCAGGCCAGCCCCGCCAGAACGCCCCAGGCCGACGCCATGCCCCAGTCGCCGGAGCGTATCGCGTGGGCGGCCAGCAGGGCAAAGGCCAGCAGGCAGGGCACGGTCACGGACCACAATGCGGCACGGCCCGCATCGCAGCCCGCCCCATCATCCGGGGACGGACACGGCAATGCGGGCCGGGAAGAATCGTCGGAAGGCGGTTGCATGGCCAAGTTACCCTCAACGGGCGCTCCGATCCCGGCCCCGCCATTCGACGGGACCTGAACCACATGCGGGCGGCGGGAATCGGAATGTTCGCTGGCCATGGGGGTGAAAGGAAAAGTTACGGGGTTTCGCCCGCCCCGCCCTCCCCATCGCCGGTATCCGGGTCCGGGGCATCGAAGCGCATGGGGGGCATCTTTTCAGGGGTGCGCACCGGCCCCGGCAGTGTGCCCGCCAGACGCGCCGCCGTAGCGGGGTCGGAGGCCACCAGGTCGCCGAAACGCAGGTGCAGCCGGTATTCGCGCATGTACCACGCCAGCGCGTTGCGCAGGGCGCGCACCACGCCGTCGTCGTCCAGCAGGTGCGACTGACCGGGAAAGCCGGAAGCCCCGGGCACTTCATCCAGCCCGTCCAGTTCCGTTGCCAGCCGGGGGCGGCGGCCAAGGCGGCCACCCACCACCACCCGCCAGCCCTCGCGGGCCACGGGCAGGGCCTTTTCCGGGCAGCGCTTGATGCACAACCCGCAGGAAAGACAGTTTTCGGGGTGCAGGCACGGCCCGTCGTCTTCCCCCGCTCCCAAGGTCATGGCATGGTCAGGGCACAGCCGCTCGCACAGCCCGCAGCGGGTACAGGCATCGGAGGCGCGGCCCGGCGTCCAGGCCCGGATGATGCCCACGTCCGCGATGTGCGGGCGCGAACAGCCGTTGGGACACGCGGACACCGCCACCCGGAAGGCATGGTGGTGCAGGATGGGACCGCGCACCACGTCGCGCAGGAAGTCCGGCCAGCCGCTTTCGGCCACCACCCGTTCCAGCCTGGCCAGAAAGCCTTCCGGCACGGGCAGGGAAAAGCGGCAGGTGCCCCCGCGAGAGGAGGCAACGGTCGTACCACGGCAACCGTTGACGATGAAGGGAGAGGGAGCGCGATCGGACATGTTACTCCTGTGGCGTGTCCGCCATGCGTGCACCATGGCACGGCGGCGGGTTCCGGTCAGTGACGCAGGTCACAGTGTGATGGCTCGTCTGCTACTCTATGATTCCGACAGGACGGATACCACTACTTCCCGATGCAGAACGAAGAAAAGATGTGTTCCAGCACCTCAGCGGGGGTGGTCTCGCCGGTGATTTCCGACAGCACCGCGCATGCGCCGTCCAGCCGCACCGAGCACAGGTCGTACGGCACCCCGGCGCGGACGTCCGCCATCAGGGCATCCAGTTCGTCCAGCGCACGGCGCAGCACCTGGGCCTGACGCAGGTTGGGGGCAAGGTCGCCGGATTCCGGCTCGCCGCCGCCACCCATCGCATCAGATGCGCCAAGGCCCGCCAGCACCATGGCCCGCGCGGCGGCGGCCAGTTCGTCCACGCCTTCTCCGCGCAGGGCGGAAACGGCCACGCAGGGGCAGCCATCCACCTCTTGCGGGCACGGGAAGGCTGCTCCGGCCTTACCAGCCTCACGGGCCTCACCGGCAAGATCGCTCTTGTTCAGCACCACCAGCACCCGGCCTGCCGGGGCGACGGAACACGCAACAGGCTGGCCGGAGCCAACGGGCGCGGGTAGATGGGCGGTGTCCAGCCGCTGGTCGCGCACGTGGCGCAGCAGTTCACGTTCGGCATGGCCCATCCCGGTGGCGGCGTCCACCACCAGCAGGACCAGGTCCGCCTGGGCCACCAGGTCGCGGCTGATGCGCACGCCTTCCTGCTCCACGATGTCGCCGGTGTCGCGCAGGCCTGCCGTGTCCACCAGGCGCACCGGCAGCCCGGCCAGTTGGACCGGTTCCTCGATGAAATCACGCGTGGTGCCGGGCATGTCGGTGACGATGGCCCGGCGGCGTCCCAACAGCGCATTCATCAGGCTGGACTTGCCTGCGTTGACGTGCCCCGCCAGCACCACCAGCGCGCCTTCCTGCCAGCAGCGGCCCCGCTGGTGGGCAGACAGCAGCCCGCGCACACCGGCGGCCACCCCATCGCATTCGGCCACGAAGGCATCGGGGGCAAGGCAATCCACCTCGTCCTCCGGAAAATCCACGGCCACGCACACCTGCGCACGCAGGTCCAGCAGACGCGCCCGCAACTCTGCCACACGCGCGCCCAGCAGCCCCTGCAACCGGGCCTGGGCCAGACGCAGCCCGCCCTGTGCGGGCGCGGCGATCATTTCGGCCACGGCCTCGGCCTGGGTCAGGTCCATGCGTCCGTTCAGAAAGGCCCGCCGGGTGAATTCGCCCCGCCCGGCAAGCTGTGCGCCACAGGCGCAGGCCGCCTCCAGCACCGCCGCCAGCACGGCAGGACCGCCGTGGCAGTGGATTTCCGCCACGTCCTCGCCAGTGAAGGTGCGCGGGCCGGGCATGGCCACGGCCAGCACATCGTCCAGTGGCGCACCCGTGGCGTCGCACGCGCGACCCCGGTGCAGCGTCCAGGGGCGGAACCCGGCAAAACGCGGCGAAGCGGGCAGGAACAGCCGCCCCAGAATGGCATGGCTGTCCGGCCCGCTGATGCGGATGATGCCCACCCCCCCGTGTCCGGGCGGGGTGGCGATGGCGGCGATGGTGCCTTCCTGCCGCATGGCGTGCTCCCCGGCGCTGCGCCCCTGCCCGGCCCATGGATCCGGCGGGCGCGCGCCCCTGCGGACGCGAACGGGGGAAACCCTGTGGGCCTCCCCCGCGACGCGATTCGACGATATGTGTTCCCGCCGCCTGCCGCGAGCGGATGTTCCGCCCGCGCCCCGGGGTCGATCGGCCAAGGGGCTGTTTCCAAATTAGGTTTTTCGTCCGTTGGCAAGGAAAACAAGCCCGCCATGAGGGAGTATACTCTTATCGTATTCGACCGAGCCTTAGCCGTTAGGCGAGCGCGTAGCGCGAGTCTTACGGATAAGGACAGCAAAGCTATGGCAGGTGAAGTTTGACGAAGCCAACGGGCGAAAGGACAATTTGGGGACAGCCCCTACCCTTTCTTCTTGCGCATAATGATCACCCGCTTCAGCGGGCCGTCGCCCTTGCTGCGGGTAACCACCTCTTCATCGTCCTGCAGGGTCACGTGCACCACCCGGCGGTGGTATGAACTGAGCGGACGAGTGGACTGCGGCTTGCCGGTGGCGCGCACCTTTTCGGCCAGATACAGGGCAATGTCGCGCAACTTGTCGTCCTGGCGTTCCCGGTAGTCGCCGGAATCCAGCTGCACCCGCACCGATGCGCCCAGTTTGCGCGAAACGATGCGCGAGGCCAGGTACTGCAACGCCGACAGGGTCTGCCCTTCGCGGCCGATGAGCAGCCCGGAATTCTCGCCGCAATCCACGGAAACGTTGACGCGGCCTTCGGCCAGTTCCACGGTGAAGCCCGCTTCGCCGATGACCGGGGTGACCAGCCGTTCCATGACCTCAACGGCCACCTGGGTCACCTGCTCCCGATCCAGCTGTTCCAGCGGGATTTCCGGCAGGCCGTCCCCGCCGTGTTCGTCGGCCCCGTCCAGCATGTCCAACATGTCCAAGCCTGCGTCGGGCCGGGGGTGCCGCTCCGATCTGGACAGTCTTTCTGGACTGGTCGATCGGGCCGGGCGCTCGGCTCGCTCGGGCCGGTCAGAACGCTCGGCCCGTTCCGACCGCTCACCATTGCGACGAGAACCGCCACGGCGCTCCTGCTGCTCCGTCTGCCCGGAGGCATCGCCATCCTGCGGCTGACGTGCGGGACGCGGTCCACGCGGTGCCTGCGGCATGCGGGGCGCCCGTGCTGGTCTGCCGCCGGGACGGGAATCGACGGACGCGGCGCCTTCGGTGGTTTCGCCGTCGGTTTCGCGAGGCTGGCGGGGCCTGTCACCCCTGTCACCCCTGTCACCCCTGTCACCCCTGTCACCCCTGTCAGCAAGATCACTGCGGTCGCCATTGTCGCCACGGGCTTCGCCGTCACGCTCGCGGCGGCCTCGGCCACCACGTCGGCGGCGGCGTCCGTTGCGTTCGCCATCCGGCCTGCGCTCATCGTCCTCGTCACCGGATTCGGCTTCGCCATGGGCATCAGCACCGACAACGGGCTCGGCCTTGACCAAGGCGGCATCACCCTGCTCACGGCGGGGGCGCTCGTCACGCGGACGATCTTCACGCGGGCGGGGAGCACGGGTGGAGCGGGATTCGACAGCTTCCGCCACCACCGCTTCTGCGGTGGCTGCGCCCCGCTCGTCACGGGGTTGCGCGGTGGAAGACGCGTCGCTGGCGGCAGCAGACTCAAGAGTGGGAGCAGCAGACTGCCCCGATCGAGCGGATTGTGCAGGCGACGCCAGACGGCCTATCTGCCCTATCTGCCCTATCTGGGCGCGGCGCGCGCGAATCTTGGCCTTGCGCGCACCCACTATGCCGAAGATGCCGGACTTGGCATCCTGAACGATGTCTATCTCGAGCTTCTCGCGCGGGGCGTCGAAGTAGGAGCAGGCCTCGCGAATGGCATCGTCGAGGCTTTTCCCCTGAAACTCCTTGTATCCATCCATGCTGTCACCTCGAAGTGGGAGGGAGGGGGGCGATGCGGAAGCTGCCTTGCGGACGGTTGTCCCATCACGGGGCCCAGCGCCCGCCGTGCGGACACGCGCCCGGCGCAGGGCCGCCTCTCCGTCCGCACGGAGCGGACG
It contains:
- a CDS encoding 4Fe-4S dicluster domain-containing protein encodes the protein MSDRAPSPFIVNGCRGTTVASSRGGTCRFSLPVPEGFLARLERVVAESGWPDFLRDVVRGPILHHHAFRVAVSACPNGCSRPHIADVGIIRAWTPGRASDACTRCGLCERLCPDHAMTLGAGEDDGPCLHPENCLSCGLCIKRCPEKALPVAREGWRVVVGGRLGRRPRLATELDGLDEVPGASGFPGQSHLLDDDGVVRALRNALAWYMREYRLHLRFGDLVASDPATAARLAGTLPGPVRTPEKMPPMRFDAPDPDTGDGEGGAGETP
- the mnmE gene encoding tRNA uridine-5-carboxymethylaminomethyl(34) synthesis GTPase MnmE, with product MRQEGTIAAIATPPGHGGVGIIRISGPDSHAILGRLFLPASPRFAGFRPWTLHRGRACDATGAPLDDVLAVAMPGPRTFTGEDVAEIHCHGGPAVLAAVLEAACACGAQLAGRGEFTRRAFLNGRMDLTQAEAVAEMIAAPAQGGLRLAQARLQGLLGARVAELRARLLDLRAQVCVAVDFPEDEVDCLAPDAFVAECDGVAAGVRGLLSAHQRGRCWQEGALVVLAGHVNAGKSSLMNALLGRRRAIVTDMPGTTRDFIEEPVQLAGLPVRLVDTAGLRDTGDIVEQEGVRISRDLVAQADLVLLVVDAATGMGHAERELLRHVRDQRLDTAHLPAPVGSGQPVACSVAPAGRVLVVLNKSDLAGEAREAGKAGAAFPCPQEVDGCPCVAVSALRGEGVDELAAAARAMVLAGLGASDAMGGGGEPESGDLAPNLRQAQVLRRALDELDALMADVRAGVPYDLCSVRLDGACAVLSEITGETTPAEVLEHIFSSFCIGK
- a CDS encoding 4Fe-4S binding protein, which produces MQPPSDDSSRPALPCPSPDDGAGCDAGRAALWSVTVPCLLAFALLAAHAIRSGDWGMASAWGVLAGLACTRQAWARLVMCAALFAGGLFWVSVGVELVRFRMAFGMDWLRLAGIMAAVTALTMAAWWRLAGEAGRVRHHLGTDTAWPRAMAFLLAAGLLWLARWRASSIVLLLSDRFLPGSGPFQIALAGVYAAWVAGLLLDPVRARKARPRLWALFSAVFFGQLALGLLGAHRLLMTGALHLPVPALILAGPLYRGEGVFMLVLFGVSVLLLGPAWCSHLCYIGAWDDACSRLRGGATKKDRKGGKPRKNGRPALLPRWAVALRWCLAAGVFTSAFAMGRAGVPVGVAATAAGLFGLAGMAVMAGLSTRRGMMVHCTAFCPMGVVGNLLGRIAPWRLRVGPGCTRCGACLAVCRYNALDARALDIGRPALSCTLCRDCIGVCRHGAMQLTLPGVAPATAWRIFAVLAAALHAVFLNVARM
- a CDS encoding protein jag, translated to MDGYKEFQGKSLDDAIREACSYFDAPREKLEIDIVQDAKSGIFGIVGARKAKIRARRAQIGQIGQIGRLASPAQSARSGQSAAPTLESAAASDASSTAQPRDERGAATAEAVVAEAVESRSTRAPRPREDRPRDERPRREQGDAALVKAEPVVGADAHGEAESGDEDDERRPDGERNGRRRRRGGRGRRERDGEARGDNGDRSDLADRGDRGDRGDRGDRGDRPRQPRETDGETTEGAASVDSRPGGRPARAPRMPQAPRGPRPARQPQDGDASGQTEQQERRGGSRRNGERSERAERSDRPERAERPARSTSPERLSRSERHPRPDAGLDMLDMLDGADEHGGDGLPEIPLEQLDREQVTQVAVEVMERLVTPVIGEAGFTVELAEGRVNVSVDCGENSGLLIGREGQTLSALQYLASRIVSRKLGASVRVQLDSGDYRERQDDKLRDIALYLAEKVRATGKPQSTRPLSSYHRRVVHVTLQDDEEVVTRSKGDGPLKRVIIMRKKKG